In Opisthocomus hoazin isolate bOpiHoa1 chromosome 17, bOpiHoa1.hap1, whole genome shotgun sequence, one DNA window encodes the following:
- the SDC3 gene encoding syndecan-3 isoform X1 — translation MLSCNRIMEQSKLNQFCNDWGDFPLMAAAPESREGSRGWSRGAETHREHPWMVAWGPRAACRVGLPASPWQCAIPEELMSLERTVNPLGWKKDRLGQAQRWRNENYERPVDLEGSGDDDPFGDDELDDVYSGSGSGYFEQESGLETAVSLTTDTSVTLPTTAAVLPITSVKPVATPFEPFPAENTTPEQTTSILYMPRMTETPVIPSWKATTTSTTASDSPTTTTTTATTTTTTTATTTAATTTTSTTMATAKPTTVRRFLPPFVTKAATTRATTLETPTTSILETSTPTEVATSRLVPTSTAKPRSLPKPSTSRTADLTEKSTALPSTPATLPPTEAPQMEPGEVTTVLDNELEVPISSGPSGDFEIREEEETTRPELGNEVMAVVTPPSGPGLGKNAEPGLIDNTIDSGNSAAQLPQKNILERKEVLIAVIVGGVVGALFAAFLVMLLIYRMKKKDEGSYTLEEPKQANVTYQKPDKQEEFYA, via the exons ATGTTAAGCTGCAATAGGATTATGGAGCAGAGCAAATTAAATCAGTTCTGTAATGACTGGGGGGACTTCCCGCTGATGGCGGCGGCTCCCGAGTCCCGGGAAGGAAGCAGAGGATGGAGCCGGGGGGCTGAGACCCACCGTGAGCATCCGTGGATGGTGGCCTGGGGTCCGCGGGCAGCGTGCCGGGTTGGGCTGCCTGCGTCACCATGGCAATGCGCAATCCCAGAGGAATTAATGAGTCTGGAGCGCACCGTGAATCCTTTGGGGTGGAAAAAGGATCGGCTTGGCCAG GCTCAGCGCTGGCGCAATGAGAACTACGAGAGGCCCGTGGACCTGGAGGGCTCAGGGGACGATGACCCCTTTGGGGACGATGAACTGGACGATGTCTACTCGGGCTCTGGCTCGGGGT ATTTTGAGCAGGAGTCGGGGCTCGAGACGGCAGTGAGCCTCACCACGGACACCTCTGTCACGCTTCCCACCACGGCGGCTGTGCTACCCATCACCTCGGTGAAGCCCGTGGCAACCCCCTTTGAACCATTCCCTGCTGAGAACACCACCCCTGAGCAGACAACCAGCATCTTGTATATGCCCAGGATGACAGAGACACCAGTGATCCCCAGCTGGAAAGCAACCACCACCAGTACCACTGCCAGTGACTCCCCTACCACCACGACCACCACTGCAACCACGACCACGACAACCACGGCTACCACCACCGCGGCCAcgaccaccaccagcaccaccatggccactgccaagcccaccaccgTCCGGAGGTTCCTGCCCCCATTTGTCACCAAGGCAGCCACCACCCGGGCCACAACCCTGGAGACACCCACCACCTCCATCCTCGAAACCAGCACGCCAACGGAGGTGGCCACTTCAAGGCTTGTCCCCACCAGCACAGCCAAGCCCAGGTCACTGCCAAAACCAAGCACCTCCAGGACTGCAGACCTCACAGAAAAAAGCACTGCCTTGCCATCCACTCCTGCCACACTGCCGCCCACAGAAGCCCCCCAG ATGGAGCCAGGGGAGGTGACGACAGTCCTCGACAATGAGCTGGAGGTCCCAATCAGCAGCGGCCCCAGTGGGGACTTTGAGATCcgggaggaggaagagacgaCTCGTCCTGAGCTTGGTAATGAGGTGATGGCTGTGGTGACTCCACCATCAGGACCTGGACTGGGCAAGAACGCGGAGCCGGGGCTCATCGACAACACGATAGACTCCGGTAACTCGGCGGCTCAGCTCCCCCAGAAAAACATCCTGGAGAGGAAAGAAGTGTTGATAG CGGTGATCGTGGGTGGTGTGGTGGGAGCCCTCTTCGCTGCCTTCCTGGTCATGCTGCTCATCTACCGGATGAAGAAGAAGGACGAGGGAAGTTACACGCTGGAGGAGCCCAAGCAAGCCAATGTGACATACCAGAAGCCTGACAAGCAGGAGGAATTTTACGCGTAG
- the SDC3 gene encoding syndecan-3 isoform X2 — MPGEVPVPAPRGLRSLAPLLLLLLLGGRGALAQRWRNENYERPVDLEGSGDDDPFGDDELDDVYSGSGSGYFEQESGLETAVSLTTDTSVTLPTTAAVLPITSVKPVATPFEPFPAENTTPEQTTSILYMPRMTETPVIPSWKATTTSTTASDSPTTTTTTATTTTTTTATTTAATTTTSTTMATAKPTTVRRFLPPFVTKAATTRATTLETPTTSILETSTPTEVATSRLVPTSTAKPRSLPKPSTSRTADLTEKSTALPSTPATLPPTEAPQMEPGEVTTVLDNELEVPISSGPSGDFEIREEEETTRPELGNEVMAVVTPPSGPGLGKNAEPGLIDNTIDSGNSAAQLPQKNILERKEVLIAVIVGGVVGALFAAFLVMLLIYRMKKKDEGSYTLEEPKQANVTYQKPDKQEEFYA; from the exons GCTCAGCGCTGGCGCAATGAGAACTACGAGAGGCCCGTGGACCTGGAGGGCTCAGGGGACGATGACCCCTTTGGGGACGATGAACTGGACGATGTCTACTCGGGCTCTGGCTCGGGGT ATTTTGAGCAGGAGTCGGGGCTCGAGACGGCAGTGAGCCTCACCACGGACACCTCTGTCACGCTTCCCACCACGGCGGCTGTGCTACCCATCACCTCGGTGAAGCCCGTGGCAACCCCCTTTGAACCATTCCCTGCTGAGAACACCACCCCTGAGCAGACAACCAGCATCTTGTATATGCCCAGGATGACAGAGACACCAGTGATCCCCAGCTGGAAAGCAACCACCACCAGTACCACTGCCAGTGACTCCCCTACCACCACGACCACCACTGCAACCACGACCACGACAACCACGGCTACCACCACCGCGGCCAcgaccaccaccagcaccaccatggccactgccaagcccaccaccgTCCGGAGGTTCCTGCCCCCATTTGTCACCAAGGCAGCCACCACCCGGGCCACAACCCTGGAGACACCCACCACCTCCATCCTCGAAACCAGCACGCCAACGGAGGTGGCCACTTCAAGGCTTGTCCCCACCAGCACAGCCAAGCCCAGGTCACTGCCAAAACCAAGCACCTCCAGGACTGCAGACCTCACAGAAAAAAGCACTGCCTTGCCATCCACTCCTGCCACACTGCCGCCCACAGAAGCCCCCCAG ATGGAGCCAGGGGAGGTGACGACAGTCCTCGACAATGAGCTGGAGGTCCCAATCAGCAGCGGCCCCAGTGGGGACTTTGAGATCcgggaggaggaagagacgaCTCGTCCTGAGCTTGGTAATGAGGTGATGGCTGTGGTGACTCCACCATCAGGACCTGGACTGGGCAAGAACGCGGAGCCGGGGCTCATCGACAACACGATAGACTCCGGTAACTCGGCGGCTCAGCTCCCCCAGAAAAACATCCTGGAGAGGAAAGAAGTGTTGATAG CGGTGATCGTGGGTGGTGTGGTGGGAGCCCTCTTCGCTGCCTTCCTGGTCATGCTGCTCATCTACCGGATGAAGAAGAAGGACGAGGGAAGTTACACGCTGGAGGAGCCCAAGCAAGCCAATGTGACATACCAGAAGCCTGACAAGCAGGAGGAATTTTACGCGTAG